One genomic window of Aliiroseovarius sp. M344 includes the following:
- a CDS encoding glutathione S-transferase N-terminal domain-containing protein, with protein MLDQFDITKRWPAKDASVIQLYSLPTPNGIKASAMLEETGLPYEAHLVSFSTEDQFTPEFLSLNPNNKIPAIIDPNGPDGKPLPLWESGAILIYLAEKSGMLLPTDPAKRAEVLQWLMWQMGGFGPMLGQFGYFYAYAGKEIADPRPLERYKSEAKRLLSVLDQRLDGRSVVAGDEYSIADIAIWPWVRALFTGYKAADALTLENYANVLRWHTECADRPASQVAVNIPPRPSS; from the coding sequence ATGCTCGACCAGTTCGACATTACGAAACGCTGGCCGGCGAAAGACGCCAGTGTCATCCAACTTTATTCGCTGCCGACACCCAATGGCATCAAAGCGTCCGCAATGCTGGAAGAAACCGGGCTGCCTTACGAAGCGCATCTGGTGAGTTTTTCGACTGAAGATCAGTTTACGCCAGAGTTTCTGTCGCTAAATCCAAACAACAAAATTCCGGCGATTATCGATCCAAATGGGCCAGATGGTAAGCCCTTACCACTCTGGGAAAGCGGAGCGATTCTGATCTATCTGGCTGAGAAGTCGGGCATGTTGCTGCCAACTGACCCTGCAAAACGGGCCGAAGTCCTTCAATGGCTGATGTGGCAGATGGGTGGCTTTGGACCAATGTTGGGCCAGTTCGGGTATTTTTATGCGTATGCCGGGAAAGAGATCGCGGACCCGCGCCCTCTGGAACGATACAAATCCGAGGCCAAGCGCTTGTTGTCGGTTCTGGATCAACGGCTTGATGGGCGCTCAGTGGTCGCGGGCGACGAATATTCCATTGCCGATATCGCCATTTGGCCATGGGTGCGCGCGCTGTTCACGGGCTACAAGGCGGCTGATGCACTGACGCTGGAAAACTATGCCAATGTTTTGCGCTGGCACACGGAATGTGCGGATCGACCGGCATCGCAGGTTGCTGTGAATATCCCACCCCGCCCCTCATCCTGA
- a CDS encoding tellurite resistance TerB family protein — translation MTAEDSLIAVMIAVSASDEEITSAELVKIESMVNHLPVFAKYDPDRIKTVSQTVFDLFGVEDGLDALFGLVRENLPEQLWETAYALACDVAAADGELQDPELRILEEIRYELNIERLHAAAIERGARARHMTL, via the coding sequence ATGACCGCCGAGGACAGCTTGATTGCTGTCATGATCGCCGTTTCGGCCTCTGACGAAGAAATTACGTCTGCAGAACTGGTGAAGATCGAAAGTATGGTAAACCACCTGCCGGTCTTTGCGAAATACGATCCCGACCGCATAAAAACGGTGTCCCAAACAGTCTTTGACCTGTTTGGGGTCGAAGACGGCCTTGACGCTTTGTTTGGATTGGTGCGCGAAAACCTTCCAGAGCAATTGTGGGAAACAGCCTATGCGCTGGCCTGTGACGTGGCGGCGGCAGATGGCGAATTGCAAGATCCGGAACTTCGCATTCTGGAAGAAATACGCTACGAGCTGAATATCGAACGCCTTCACGCCGCTGCTATTGAACGTGGTGCGCGCGCGCGCCATATGACGCTCTAA
- a CDS encoding lysine--tRNA ligase, protein MSEMRDAAMSSKAWPFEEARRVLKRYQKAPPKKGFVLFETGYGPSGLPHIGTFGEVARTTMIQRAFELISDIPTKLICFSDDLDGMRKVPGNVPNAESLHEHLQKPLTSVPDPFGTHDSFGDHNNAMLRRFLDTFGFEYDFYSATEFYGTGQFDEVLKRAVEKYDAIMEVMLASLRDERRQTYSIFLPLHPETGRVLYVPMKEVNAENHTITFDDEDGREWTLPVTGGNVKLQWKPDFGARWAALEVDFEMYGKDHSTNTPIYDKICRILGWPAPEHFTYELFLDENGQKISKTSGNGVSIDEWLTYASTESLAYFMYLKPKTAKRMHFDVIPKAMDEYHQQLRAYPTQDLKTQLNNPVWHIHGGDVPESKMVVPFSMLLNLASVASADDKDQLWGFIKRYAPDASAETHPDLDAAAGYAVKYFQDFVAPARTFRAPTNQERAAMEELAAAFRNGDTALDVIARKNEQMGNDDPAPEVDYASEEFLQSIVFAVGKLHGFENLRDWFKALYEVLLGASQGPRFGSFAALYGVNETAALIDQGLAGDLMK, encoded by the coding sequence ATGTCCGAGATGCGAGACGCCGCGATGAGTTCGAAAGCCTGGCCCTTTGAAGAGGCGCGCCGGGTTCTCAAACGCTATCAAAAGGCCCCGCCGAAAAAGGGCTTTGTACTGTTTGAAACCGGCTATGGCCCTTCGGGTCTGCCCCATATTGGCACTTTTGGCGAGGTTGCGCGCACGACGATGATCCAGCGCGCGTTTGAGTTGATTTCAGACATCCCGACCAAACTGATCTGCTTTTCCGACGATCTTGACGGCATGCGTAAGGTTCCGGGCAACGTCCCGAATGCCGAGAGCTTGCACGAGCATCTGCAAAAACCGCTTACGTCGGTGCCCGATCCTTTTGGCACCCATGACAGCTTTGGCGACCACAACAACGCCATGCTGCGCCGGTTCCTCGATACTTTTGGGTTTGAATACGACTTTTATTCAGCGACCGAGTTTTATGGCACAGGGCAGTTTGACGAGGTGCTGAAACGCGCTGTGGAAAAATATGACGCGATCATGGAGGTGATGTTGGCCAGCCTGCGCGATGAGCGTCGCCAGACCTATTCGATTTTCCTGCCGCTTCACCCCGAAACCGGGCGGGTTCTGTATGTGCCGATGAAAGAAGTGAACGCGGAAAACCACACCATCACCTTCGACGACGAAGATGGGCGCGAGTGGACGCTGCCAGTGACCGGTGGCAATGTGAAGCTGCAGTGGAAGCCTGATTTCGGCGCGCGCTGGGCCGCACTTGAGGTCGATTTCGAGATGTATGGCAAGGACCATTCCACCAACACGCCGATTTACGACAAGATCTGTCGGATCCTCGGCTGGCCAGCGCCTGAGCATTTCACCTATGAACTGTTTCTGGACGAGAATGGGCAAAAGATATCAAAGACCAGTGGAAATGGCGTGTCGATCGACGAATGGTTGACCTATGCCTCGACCGAAAGCCTAGCATATTTCATGTATCTCAAGCCGAAGACGGCCAAGCGGATGCATTTCGACGTGATCCCGAAAGCGATGGATGAGTATCATCAACAGTTGCGGGCCTATCCGACACAGGACTTGAAGACGCAGCTGAACAATCCGGTCTGGCACATCCACGGCGGCGACGTGCCGGAATCGAAAATGGTGGTGCCCTTCTCGATGCTGCTGAACCTGGCGTCTGTTGCGTCGGCTGATGACAAAGACCAATTGTGGGGCTTTATCAAACGCTATGCGCCAGATGCGTCGGCCGAAACCCATCCAGATCTGGACGCAGCGGCAGGTTATGCCGTGAAATACTTCCAAGACTTCGTGGCACCTGCGCGAACCTTCCGCGCACCGACAAATCAGGAACGTGCCGCAATGGAGGAATTGGCAGCCGCATTCCGCAATGGCGATACGGCGCTTGACGTGATTGCGCGTAAGAACGAACAGATGGGCAATGATGATCCGGCGCCCGAGGTGGATTATGCGTCGGAAGAGTTTCTTCAATCCATCGTCTTTGCTGTGGGAAAGTTGCATGGCTTTGAAAACCTGCGCGACTGGTTCAAAGCGCTTTACGAAGTGCTGTTGGGCGCAAGCCAAGGCCCGCGATTTGGCAGTTTCGCAGCGCTTTACGGTGTGAACGAAACCGCTGCCCTGATTGATCAGGGCTTGGCGGGCGACCTGATGAAATAG
- a CDS encoding glycosyl hydrolase family 28-related protein, with protein MNKALTDGVVFMPPEFEDGLAVWSKEDGTPGSQTYDGAGNAALVPADQDFSGCLELLKNETTQKLRYMGQTPYEQGCYLRVSAKVKAISGPLPSVRVATWPAQTGGGHAVGNLETGPVTALTAYGEVVEVSAIIGSGSRNGVDMIWGADVAYAHVGLDLIGSNGGVVRIDDLVVEDVTGAYLRDMMDWVDVRDFGAAGDGITDDKPAFEAADAAANGRTVLVPEGSYLIGSNLTLHADIRFEGTVTMADDVYLSLTRNFDLPTYIDGFGAEELGFRKAFQALLHYSDHETLDMCGRRIDVTAPIDMQAAYDAADTFLIRRVIKNGQFYVIGGSAWDSETASSAAKYNPANPYKLTNVANISAIQAGSVVTGAGVGREVYVKTVNVGASEVELSQPLWGPAANQTYTFTRHKYVLDFGGFAQVNRMNLTEVEFQCNSHASAVLLPRDGENFVFQDCFFIKPKNRGISSVGRGCQDLHLDRCQFISAEQGLPATSRQSVAFNVNANDAKIRDNRFQRMGTSMVLHGSGHIIQGNHLFQGDEVTDGPRVAGMVFTYENNKTVLNGNYVDNCFIEWNNEHDAFPDHGAEYSFGGMTITGNIFTANDVASWFKWILIKPFGTGHYVSGLHVTNNTFRTLAGAIDRVEGVSTTHAGLDYWSMKDVTFENNAFTGVTQKTLSPVTLEFNQNTVAATWTMDGSAYFPFGGNARTVPSVTIEGDLRDGANNQVWDNPHVMVNQGPTFKLAQLRWSQAVRGTAHVTLRVDRPV; from the coding sequence ATGAACAAGGCGCTTACCGATGGGGTGGTCTTCATGCCCCCCGAATTCGAAGATGGATTGGCGGTCTGGTCGAAAGAGGACGGGACACCGGGGTCGCAGACCTATGACGGTGCGGGAAACGCCGCTTTGGTGCCGGCGGATCAGGATTTTTCGGGCTGTCTGGAGCTGTTGAAGAACGAGACCACGCAGAAGCTGCGATACATGGGTCAGACGCCCTATGAGCAGGGGTGTTACTTGCGAGTTTCGGCGAAGGTTAAAGCGATCTCGGGCCCGCTGCCATCGGTGCGCGTGGCGACATGGCCGGCGCAAACCGGCGGTGGGCATGCGGTTGGCAACCTAGAGACCGGGCCGGTGACGGCGTTGACGGCCTATGGAGAGGTGGTAGAGGTGTCCGCCATAATCGGATCGGGCAGCCGAAACGGTGTCGACATGATCTGGGGCGCTGATGTGGCTTACGCCCATGTCGGGCTTGACCTGATCGGGTCAAATGGCGGCGTTGTTCGGATCGACGATCTGGTCGTCGAGGATGTGACCGGCGCCTATCTGCGCGACATGATGGATTGGGTCGATGTGCGCGATTTCGGCGCTGCGGGCGACGGTATCACCGATGACAAACCCGCGTTCGAAGCAGCCGACGCGGCGGCGAATGGGCGCACAGTCCTGGTGCCCGAAGGCAGCTACCTCATCGGATCGAACCTGACGTTGCACGCTGACATACGGTTTGAAGGCACGGTGACGATGGCCGACGATGTCTATCTGTCTTTGACCCGCAATTTCGATCTTCCGACCTATATTGATGGCTTTGGTGCCGAGGAGTTGGGCTTTCGCAAGGCATTTCAAGCGCTTTTGCATTATTCGGACCACGAGACTTTGGACATGTGCGGCCGGCGTATCGATGTGACCGCGCCGATCGACATGCAGGCTGCTTATGATGCGGCCGACACGTTTCTGATCCGCCGTGTGATCAAGAATGGGCAGTTTTATGTCATCGGTGGTTCGGCATGGGACAGCGAAACCGCGTCGTCGGCGGCGAAGTACAATCCGGCCAATCCATATAAACTGACCAATGTCGCCAATATCTCGGCAATCCAGGCTGGTTCCGTTGTTACAGGCGCTGGTGTGGGGCGCGAGGTCTATGTGAAAACAGTCAACGTTGGCGCGTCCGAGGTTGAGCTGAGCCAACCCTTGTGGGGTCCTGCCGCCAACCAGACCTATACGTTCACGCGGCACAAATATGTTCTGGACTTCGGGGGATTTGCGCAGGTCAACCGGATGAACCTGACCGAGGTCGAGTTTCAGTGCAACAGCCATGCGTCAGCCGTTCTGCTGCCACGCGACGGCGAGAATTTCGTGTTCCAGGACTGCTTCTTCATCAAGCCCAAGAACCGGGGTATCAGTTCGGTGGGGCGCGGGTGTCAGGATCTCCATCTGGATCGTTGTCAGTTCATTTCAGCCGAGCAGGGCTTGCCTGCCACATCGCGCCAGTCCGTCGCGTTTAATGTGAATGCCAATGACGCCAAGATCCGTGACAACAGGTTTCAGCGAATGGGCACCTCGATGGTGCTGCACGGGTCGGGTCACATCATACAGGGCAACCACTTGTTTCAGGGCGACGAGGTCACGGACGGCCCGCGTGTGGCGGGGATGGTGTTCACCTATGAGAACAACAAAACTGTGCTGAACGGCAACTACGTCGACAATTGTTTCATAGAGTGGAACAACGAACATGACGCCTTTCCGGATCATGGCGCGGAATACTCGTTTGGCGGCATGACAATTACCGGCAATATCTTCACGGCCAATGATGTGGCGTCTTGGTTCAAATGGATCCTGATCAAACCCTTTGGCACGGGTCACTATGTTTCGGGGTTACATGTGACCAATAACACGTTCCGCACGCTCGCTGGCGCGATCGACCGCGTGGAAGGGGTGTCGACCACCCATGCAGGTTTGGATTATTGGAGCATGAAAGACGTCACCTTTGAAAACAACGCATTCACTGGCGTGACCCAGAAAACGTTGTCTCCGGTGACGCTGGAGTTCAATCAAAACACAGTGGCCGCGACGTGGACGATGGATGGATCTGCCTATTTTCCGTTCGGTGGAAATGCTCGGACGGTTCCCAGCGTGACGATTGAAGGGGACTTGCGCGATGGGGCCAACAATCAAGTGTGGGACAACCCGCATGTGATGGTGAACCAGGGACCGACTTTCAAGCTGGCTCAGCTACGGTGGTCGCAGGCGGTTCGCGGCACAGCACATGTCACATTGCGCGTTGATCGCCCGGTCTAA
- the ppk2 gene encoding polyphosphate kinase 2, whose product MTAKQARTSAAPAKPTTTAAKAPAAQKVVSPNDLPEGEGGFPTVTEDKIRQTFENGKYPYRVKLGRREYEATKAQLQAELLKVQRWVGETGQKFVLLFEGRDAAGKGGTIKRFMEHLNPREARVVALNKPTDEERGQWFYQRYISNLPTAGEMVFYDRSWYNRAGVERVMGFCNANEYLEFMRQTPEFERMLTRSGIRLYKYWFSVTRTEQKRRFDSRKDDPLKRWKLSPVDLASLAKWDDYTQAKEAMFFYTHTADAPWTIIKSNDKKRARLECMRHFLSTVDYPDKDHELVGSPDPLIVGHASQVIHKADNILSASLHPEQRRGA is encoded by the coding sequence ATGACAGCGAAACAGGCCCGTACATCTGCAGCCCCGGCAAAACCCACCACTACCGCCGCCAAGGCACCTGCTGCCCAAAAGGTCGTATCGCCCAACGATTTGCCAGAGGGCGAAGGTGGTTTTCCGACAGTAACGGAAGACAAAATTCGTCAGACGTTTGAAAACGGCAAGTACCCTTATCGCGTCAAGCTGGGTCGTCGTGAATACGAAGCCACAAAGGCTCAGCTTCAGGCCGAGTTGTTGAAAGTGCAGCGCTGGGTCGGTGAGACCGGGCAGAAGTTTGTTTTGCTGTTTGAAGGTCGCGACGCCGCGGGTAAGGGCGGCACGATCAAAAGATTCATGGAGCACCTGAACCCCCGCGAAGCACGTGTTGTGGCGTTGAACAAGCCCACTGATGAAGAGCGTGGCCAATGGTTCTATCAGCGCTATATCTCGAACCTCCCAACTGCTGGCGAGATGGTTTTTTATGACCGCTCTTGGTACAACCGCGCGGGTGTTGAGCGGGTTATGGGATTTTGCAACGCGAATGAATATCTTGAATTCATGCGTCAAACTCCTGAATTTGAACGCATGCTGACGCGGTCGGGTATCCGGCTCTATAAATACTGGTTCTCTGTCACACGTACGGAACAGAAGCGCCGGTTTGACAGTCGCAAGGATGATCCATTGAAGCGGTGGAAGTTGAGCCCGGTTGATCTGGCGTCGCTGGCGAAATGGGACGACTACACGCAAGCGAAAGAGGCGATGTTCTTCTATACGCACACCGCGGACGCGCCTTGGACGATCATCAAATCGAACGACAAGAAGCGCGCGCGCCTTGAATGTATGCGACATTTCCTGTCAACGGTCGACTACCCGGATAAGGACCATGAACTGGTAGGAAGCCCTGACCCGCTGATCGTTGGTCATGCCAGCCAGGTGATCCACAAAGCAGATAACATCCTGAGCGCAAGTTTGCATCCAGAGCAACGTCGCGGCGCTTGA
- a CDS encoding lytic murein transglycosylase — protein MNYSRRFISFGLASLALTACQSGAATQMASRPAAGSAMRAAPNAAFDQWVVGAKARATARGISGATVTRAFRDVGYLPGVVERDRNQTEFVRSFEDYLAIAASDDRIAKGRSMLGKHAGLLSQLEQKYGVEKEVIVAVWGLESRYGERRGDVPVISALSTLAFDGRRGKFFEGQLMAALKILERGDVSPERMTGSWAGAMGHTQFIPTSYLAYAVDHGGDGRRDIWSDDPTDALASTAAYLSRSGWKRGQRWGDEITGRAPSGRGRVVKPAGDGGPVFEVYHNYAVLGRYNNAQKYIIGVGHLSDRLVGRPALRGSFGPDENGLTLADRKALQRGLTRAGFDVGEADGVIGKKTLQAIEAFQRARGFAVTGQPSMTLLGQLR, from the coding sequence ATGAACTATTCGCGACGTTTCATTTCTTTTGGTCTTGCCAGCCTAGCGCTGACAGCTTGCCAATCCGGCGCGGCAACGCAAATGGCATCGCGCCCCGCCGCAGGATCGGCCATGCGCGCAGCACCCAATGCGGCGTTTGACCAATGGGTCGTGGGGGCGAAAGCCCGTGCCACGGCGCGCGGGATCAGCGGGGCAACCGTGACACGCGCGTTTCGTGATGTGGGATACCTGCCCGGCGTGGTCGAACGTGACCGCAACCAAACTGAATTTGTTCGCTCGTTCGAGGATTATCTGGCCATCGCCGCGTCAGATGACCGGATTGCCAAGGGGCGGTCGATGCTGGGCAAACACGCGGGTCTGCTGTCCCAGCTAGAGCAGAAATACGGTGTCGAAAAAGAGGTTATCGTTGCCGTCTGGGGACTTGAGAGCCGATATGGTGAACGACGCGGCGATGTGCCCGTCATCTCGGCCCTGTCGACGCTGGCTTTTGACGGGCGGCGTGGCAAGTTTTTCGAAGGGCAGTTAATGGCCGCTCTCAAGATCCTTGAACGCGGCGATGTGTCACCAGAACGAATGACCGGCAGTTGGGCGGGCGCGATGGGACACACGCAGTTCATTCCCACATCATATCTGGCATATGCTGTGGATCACGGTGGCGATGGGCGGCGCGACATCTGGTCAGATGACCCCACCGATGCACTGGCGTCGACAGCGGCGTATCTCAGCCGGTCGGGCTGGAAGCGCGGCCAACGTTGGGGTGACGAGATCACCGGGCGGGCGCCGTCAGGACGGGGTCGGGTGGTGAAGCCGGCAGGTGATGGCGGCCCGGTGTTCGAGGTCTATCACAATTACGCCGTGCTAGGGCGCTACAACAACGCGCAGAAATACATCATCGGCGTGGGGCATTTGTCGGACCGTCTGGTCGGACGCCCGGCGCTTCGCGGTTCTTTCGGCCCGGATGAGAACGGGTTGACCTTGGCAGACCGCAAAGCGTTGCAACGCGGCCTGACCCGTGCCGGTTTTGACGTTGGCGAAGCCGATGGTGTGATCGGCAAGAAAACCCTGCAAGCCATCGAGGCCTTTCAACGCGCGCGTGGCTTTGCTGTCACTGGCCAACCCTCGATGACACTTCTTGGCCAGTTGCGTTAG
- a CDS encoding MATE family efflux transporter, whose product MLQTLTLSQHMRAVLALGLPLVASHLAQFAVQIIDTIMLGWYGVEELAAVTLAGTFFFMFMIMGSGPAWALMPMVAEASEAGDDVRVRRLTRMSMWFSVGFALAVLPLMWMSAPILRAIGQDPDLSLLAQDYLRIAGVGLVPALVVMALKSYLAALEHTRVVLWATVLAAMMNGVINYALIFGNWGAPELGVKGAAIASVVIQLAAGLVLVVYAAQLNSKNGLFHRLWKPDWEALRNLLKLGIPIGLTTLAEVGMFSASTVVVGLIGTLELAAHGIALQITAAFFMVHLGLSNTATVRAGRALGRKDELGLRRGALAVTLASLVFGGLTVILFLGAPEPMIKLFLNPSEVRRDEIVALGALLLVVAALFQLADGAQAIAMGLLRGVQDTRVPMIIASLSYWGVGMTMSYVLGITMGYGAQGVWVGLLLGLLCAGIFMSWRFWKSSSRIGGAQRA is encoded by the coding sequence ATGTTACAGACCCTCACCCTGTCCCAGCATATGCGCGCCGTCCTCGCTTTAGGTCTGCCACTTGTCGCCTCGCACCTCGCGCAGTTTGCGGTGCAAATCATTGATACCATTATGCTGGGTTGGTACGGGGTCGAGGAACTGGCCGCCGTTACATTGGCCGGAACCTTCTTTTTCATGTTCATGATCATGGGTTCGGGACCCGCCTGGGCCCTGATGCCTATGGTCGCCGAGGCCTCAGAAGCTGGCGATGATGTCAGGGTGCGTCGGTTGACCCGCATGTCGATGTGGTTTTCCGTCGGATTTGCGCTGGCTGTGTTGCCTTTGATGTGGATGTCCGCGCCGATCTTGCGCGCCATTGGCCAGGATCCCGACCTGAGCTTGTTGGCACAGGACTACCTGCGGATTGCGGGTGTTGGACTTGTTCCAGCGTTGGTGGTCATGGCGCTGAAAAGCTATCTTGCCGCGCTGGAACACACGCGGGTGGTGTTATGGGCCACCGTGTTGGCGGCGATGATGAATGGCGTCATCAACTATGCGCTGATCTTCGGCAATTGGGGGGCGCCCGAACTGGGTGTGAAGGGGGCGGCGATCGCGTCTGTGGTGATCCAGCTCGCGGCTGGTCTTGTCCTTGTGGTCTATGCCGCGCAACTGAATTCCAAGAACGGTCTGTTCCACCGGTTGTGGAAGCCGGATTGGGAAGCGCTGAGAAACCTTTTGAAGCTCGGTATTCCAATCGGTCTGACGACATTGGCCGAAGTGGGCATGTTTTCGGCCTCGACCGTTGTGGTCGGGCTGATCGGCACGTTGGAACTGGCCGCCCACGGGATTGCCCTGCAAATCACCGCTGCGTTTTTCATGGTGCATCTTGGTCTGTCCAATACAGCGACTGTGCGGGCCGGTCGTGCGCTGGGTCGAAAAGACGAACTTGGGCTGCGGCGCGGAGCACTGGCGGTCACGCTGGCGTCGCTTGTGTTCGGTGGGCTGACGGTGATCCTGTTCCTTGGAGCGCCTGAGCCGATGATCAAGCTGTTCCTGAACCCAAGCGAAGTGCGCCGCGATGAAATTGTAGCCCTTGGCGCACTGCTGCTGGTGGTCGCTGCTCTGTTCCAGCTGGCGGATGGGGCGCAAGCGATCGCCATGGGTCTTTTGCGCGGTGTGCAGGACACGCGCGTTCCGATGATCATCGCCTCGCTCAGCTATTGGGGCGTAGGGATGACGATGTCTTATGTTCTGGGGATCACAATGGGTTACGGGGCGCAGGGTGTTTGGGTCGGGCTACTTCTGGGCTTGCTCTGTGCTGGGATATTCATGTCTTGGCGGTTTTGGAAAAGTTCGTCACGGATCGGTGGTGCGCAGCGCGCCTAG
- a CDS encoding pyridoxal phosphate-dependent aminotransferase: MSFLSATLDRVKPSPTIAVSTLAAELKAAGRDVIGLGAGEPDFDTPAHIKAAGKAAIDAGKTKYTAPDGMPELKQAICDKFKRENGLDYAPNQISVGTGGKQILYNALMATLNPGDEVIIPAPYWVSYPDMVLLAGGEPVVVECPIETGFRMTPEQLEAAITPKTKWLIFNSPSNPTGAGYTRDQLKALTDVLMRHPQVWVMTDDMYEHLAYDGFEFCTPAEVEPGLYDRTLTCNGVSKAYAMTGWRIGYAGGPVALISAMRKIQSQSTSNPCSISQWAAVEALNGPQDFIAENNTAFVRRRDLVVEMLNTAEGLECPVPDGAFYVYPSIKGCIGKTTPAGVEITDDEVFAKALLEEKGVAVVFGAAFGLSPNFRVSYATSDTALKEACTRIQDFCAKLR; the protein is encoded by the coding sequence ATGTCTTTCCTTTCTGCGACACTTGATCGCGTAAAACCATCACCCACCATTGCCGTTTCCACGCTTGCGGCGGAGTTGAAGGCAGCCGGACGCGATGTGATCGGCCTTGGTGCTGGTGAACCTGACTTCGACACGCCCGCGCATATCAAAGCCGCGGGGAAAGCTGCGATTGATGCGGGAAAGACGAAATACACAGCGCCTGATGGGATGCCCGAATTGAAGCAGGCGATTTGCGACAAGTTCAAGCGCGAGAACGGGTTGGATTATGCACCCAACCAGATCTCGGTCGGCACAGGTGGCAAACAGATTTTGTACAACGCCTTGATGGCGACCCTGAACCCCGGGGACGAGGTGATCATCCCTGCCCCTTACTGGGTCAGCTATCCTGATATGGTCTTGCTGGCGGGCGGCGAACCTGTGGTGGTTGAATGCCCGATCGAAACCGGGTTTCGGATGACTCCCGAACAGCTTGAAGCCGCGATCACACCCAAGACCAAATGGCTGATTTTCAACTCGCCCTCCAACCCGACGGGCGCTGGATATACCCGCGACCAGCTGAAAGCACTGACCGATGTGCTGATGCGTCACCCGCAGGTCTGGGTGATGACCGACGATATGTATGAACATCTTGCCTATGACGGGTTTGAATTCTGCACCCCCGCCGAGGTCGAGCCGGGCCTGTATGATCGCACGCTAACCTGTAACGGCGTCTCCAAGGCCTATGCGATGACGGGCTGGCGGATCGGTTATGCGGGCGGTCCTGTCGCCCTGATCTCGGCCATGCGCAAAATCCAGTCGCAGTCAACGTCGAACCCCTGTTCGATCAGCCAATGGGCCGCCGTGGAAGCCTTGAACGGTCCACAGGATTTCATCGCCGAAAACAACACAGCCTTTGTGCGCCGCCGCGACTTGGTGGTCGAGATGCTGAACACCGCCGAGGGACTGGAATGCCCGGTGCCAGACGGGGCGTTCTATGTCTATCCTTCGATCAAAGGCTGCATCGGTAAGACGACCCCTGCTGGTGTCGAAATCACCGATGACGAAGTGTTTGCCAAAGCATTGCTGGAAGAAAAAGGCGTGGCTGTCGTCTTTGGAGCGGCATTCGGTTTGTCGCCAAACTTCCGTGTCAGCTATGCCACATCGGACACGGCACTCAAGGAAGCCTGCACGCGCATTCAAGATTTCTGCGCCAAGCTTCGATAA
- a CDS encoding multiprotein-bridging factor 1 family protein: MDDILQDDGWFSEETATFGDRLAGAREAEGLTQTELARRIGVKIKTLRGWEEDLNEPRANKLQMLSGLLNVSLRWLLTGEGEGINEPSHGPDDLPEMRDLLLEIRDIKSQMSRSADQLGRLEKRLRKRLGGAVT, translated from the coding sequence ATGGACGACATATTGCAAGATGATGGCTGGTTCTCGGAAGAGACGGCGACATTCGGTGACCGGCTTGCAGGCGCACGCGAAGCTGAGGGATTGACCCAGACAGAGCTAGCCCGTCGCATCGGCGTGAAGATCAAAACCTTGCGTGGTTGGGAAGAAGACCTGAACGAACCGCGCGCCAACAAACTGCAGATGCTGTCCGGCCTGCTGAACGTGTCCCTGCGATGGTTACTGACGGGCGAAGGCGAAGGTATCAACGAACCCTCGCACGGCCCGGACGACTTGCCGGAAATGCGCGACCTGTTGCTTGAGATTCGTGATATCAAATCGCAAATGTCCCGCTCCGCGGACCAGCTGGGGCGGCTTGAAAAACGTCTGCGCAAACGCCTTGGGGGCGCTGTTACATGA
- a CDS encoding succinate dehydrogenase assembly factor 2 — protein sequence MTGIPLDQLKETPGARPGETRETRIKRLGMRSMRRGIKEMDIILNRYATEQLDQMDDGELDLYEALLGENDQDLYQWVSGQQSAPPHLSDLVAHIARQTTIR from the coding sequence ATGACAGGCATTCCGCTGGATCAGTTGAAGGAAACACCTGGTGCCCGCCCCGGCGAGACACGTGAGACGCGGATCAAACGCTTGGGCATGCGATCTATGCGCCGCGGTATCAAAGAGATGGACATCATCCTGAACCGCTATGCGACCGAGCAGCTGGACCAGATGGATGACGGCGAACTGGACCTGTACGAAGCCCTTCTGGGCGAAAATGATCAGGACCTTTATCAATGGGTGTCGGGACAGCAATCTGCGCCGCCGCACCTGTCCGATCTGGTCGCGCACATTGCCCGCCAAACCACGATCCGTTGA